The window GGGCGAGCAGGTCAGAGGCCGCTGATGCGGTCGTCGCGCTCGACGACGGCCTGGCGGCCCAGGGAGTCCGTCGTGACGGTGGTGCTGCGGGCGCGGCGGTTGCGCGGCATCAGGAAGGCCGCGCTGAGGATGATCACCAGCAGGCCGCCACCCATCAGGATGTAGCCGATGGTGGTCAGGTCGAAGTCGGCCAGGTTGGCCTTGACCCCGAAGGCCAGGATGGCGCCGGCCACGATCAGGAAAACGCCGAGTCCGATACCCATGACTTACCCCTTGATGCAGTCGGCGGGCCGGTGGGCCCGCGGATGGCCGATGCCGTACAGCGCCGGTGCGTCAGAACTATGCCCGCTCCGGAGTAGTCGCATGCGGCATTCGACGAATCGACCGCGCGGCGCGCCGCCGGTCGGCCGCGTGCGGTCCCGACGTCTGTCACCCGTATGCGCGGGCCTTGTCCTTCCGCCGGGTCAGCTGCCGGGCGGATGGACACGGGGTGTCGCCGCGTGTCCACCGGAGGAGGAGATGCCGTCGGTGGGGATCCGCGGATCGGCGGCGGTGCGCTGCCGCGGAAGCCGGAACTCGTCGCGCGGGGCGGCGGTCGTCCCCGGTGGGGCCGGCGGCACCGGCCGCGGTCCGGCGATGGGTCCGGTCCGCACGCGGCGCCCGGTGCCGGGGGTGGGCACGGTGCCGGTGCCGGTCGCGGCGGACGGGCCACCCGACCCGGCGACCCCGTCGACGTCGGCGTCCACCGCCATCGCGTAGTCGTCCGTGGACGACAGCGGGCGGCGGCTGAACCAGCGGAACCACACCCGCATCAGCGCGACGACCAGCGCCAGTACTGCCACGACGATCAACCACACGTTCATCGCGCCCCCTGCGATGCCTGCCCCGGTCGAGGTGCTGCGTTGCGGCGGCCGGGTCGCGGTTCGCGGCCGGTGACGCCCGTGCAGTGGTGACGTATACGTGATACGCGTCCATTGTGCACCCCGGTTGACCTGCGGCGTCCACGGGAGTCACCCGACCGGGGCGGCTGCCGCGGGCGCGTGGCCGACGTCGGCCACCGGGCGCCGGGCGGCCGCGGCCGGCCCGCCGGCCACCCGCCGATCCGCCGGCCGGTCAGGCCGGACGGCCCGCCGCCGCCAGCGTGCCCACCACCAGCGCGCGCTGCTGCACCCGCTCGTCGGCGGTGGTCTTGAGCGCGTTCCAGAACGCCGCCGGATCGGACTCCAGGGCGGCCACCGCGGCCAGCACGTCCGCGGGGTCCGCGGTCCGGGCGTCGAACACGTACGCCGGCAGTCCGAGATCGCCGTACGCGGCGAAACCCTTGCGTTCGTAGCTCAGGTGCACCGCGGGGACGCCGAGCAGGATCGACTCGAGGGCACCGTGCAGCCGCACCGAGGTGCACACGCCGATCCCGGCGTCGCGGACCGCGTCCAGCAGCGACAGCTCGGCCGCCACTCCGAGCCGCCGGTAGAACAGGACGTCGTTGTTGCCGCCCCGGGCGGACTGCACGATCGGCACCCAGTCCGACGCGGCCAGCAACGCCCGGGCGTTGTCCTCGTACTCACCGGCGTCGGGCAGTGCGCGCAGGATCAGGCCGCGACGGACGGGGGTGCGAGTGCCGGCCCCGTCGGCGCCGCGGCCCGTCGCGCCGCCGGTGGCGCCGATCGCCAGCACCGCCGAGTCGCCCACGCGGTGCGTGTTGGTGAGCCCGGCGAACTCCCGGACCGACTTGTCGTCGCGCAGGAACACCGCGCCGGCCCGGGCCAGCCAGCGCGAGACCAGGGTGTGCGCCACTCCGGTGAACGGCCCGATGCTCTGCGGCAGCAGCACCCACCCGGTGCGCTTCGCCAGCCGGCTGGCGTGCGCCAGCTGGGAGCCGTGCACCAGCAGGCACTTGACCAGCTCCGAGGCGAACCCGCCGCGGAGGTAGGCCCCACCGACGGACACCAGCACGTCGGCGTCCCGCGTGGCCGCCCGGAATCTCCGCGAGAAGCCCAGCCGCCCACCGGTGATCAGCGCGATCGCCCCGCGGATCGCCACCAGCGCACCGTGGGCCGACCCGAAGGGGCTGAGAACGGTGACGGGTGAACCGAAGTCGGTGTCGTCGAACGACGCCGGGTCGTGCGCGGCGACGGTGAAGGTGGTGTCCGCGCCGTAGGCGTCGCGGCCCATCGCGACGGCGAGTTCGGCGAGCAGTCCGTCGCCACGGTTGCGGGCGCTGTAGACGTTGAGGATGACGACGCGCATGCGGGGGCCTCTCACTGCGGGGTGCCGGTCGGACGCTGGAGGTCGGTCACCGCGGTGACCCGGTGCGCAGGAACGTGGTGAGCACGTCCTCGCCGTGTTCGACCGCCTGCACGGCGCGGACCGCCTCGGTGTGCAGCCGTTCACGCTCGCCGTGGTCGCCGAGGGTGCGGACCGCGGCGGCCAGCTCGTCGCCGTCGTCGGCGAACAGCACCGGCCCCTGCGCGGCGAGGTCGACGAAGACGTCCAGCCGGGTCGCCACCACCGGCTTGCCGCGCTGCCAGGCCTCCCAGACCAGCATCGGGTTGAGCTCCTGACGGCTGGGCATCAGCACCGCGTCGCAGGCGTCGATCTCGTCGGTGAGATCACCGACGTGGCCGAGGAAGTCGACGCGGTGCCGGTCGGGCAGCGCGGTCATCGACGCCCGGAGGGCGGTTTCCTGCGAGCCCTGGCCGGCGATGCGGAGCTCGACCGGGGTGGTCACCGCGGCGAGCCAGTCGGGCAACCGGTCCATGCCTTTCTGGTCCTCCAGGCGGCCGGCGCACAGCAGGCGCCCACCAGGGCCGGGCGTCACCGGCAGGGCGACGCCGACCCGCTTGAGCCGGTTGGGCACGTACCGCGTCCGGTCGGGGTGGGACAGCCCGAAGGTCCGCAGCTGGTCCACCGCCCGGTGCGACGGGCTGGTGACCAGCGACGCCTGCCGGGTCGCCCGTCGCAGCGCCATCTCCTCGAGCCGCCAGACCGGCCCGGACCGGTCGTCCACCGGCAGCATGTGGAAGCTCATCGCCAGCCGTTGCACGTCGGACAGTCCGGGCACCAGGCCGATGACGACGTTGCTGGCCCGCATCAGCGAGTACACCCGGTGCGAGTGCCGCAGGTGGGGGCGCAGCTTGACCGCGGCCCGCAGCACACTGACCGGGTTGCGTCGGTCGGCACCGAGTTCGACCACCTCGTCGAACTTGTCCAGGACCGCGCCGTGGTTGCGCGAGCCGCGGAAGACGATCACCAGCCGCTTGGACACCGAGGGGGTGGCGTCGATCAGCCGGGACAGTGCCTCCTGGGCGCCGCCGCCCTGCAGCCACGGCACCACGACGGTCAGCTCCATCGGGGGCGTCACGGGACGAACGGGGGGACGGAGCGGCGGACACCCCAGCGGCGGATCTCCGACAACCGGGCGAGCCGGGCGGAGCGGCTGGCCGACGACGACCGGCCCGCGCTCTGCGCGAGTCCGGCGACGGCCACGGCCACGGCTTCGGCGCGGGCCAGCAGGGCGACCGGGTGCGAGTGGTGCAGCGACACCAGCCGCAGCGCGGCGTCCTGGCGGGCCCGCTCGACCAGCGAGCCGAAGCTCGACGCCGAGCTGCCGCCGACGTGGTCGACCGGCGCGGCGGGCACCGCGAGCAGCGAGAACCCGGCCCCCACCGCCCGTAGTGACAGGTCCGCGTCCTCGCCGTAGAGGAAGAACTGCTCGTTGAACGGCCCCAGTTCGACCAGGTCGTCCCGGCGGCCGAAGAGGGCGCCGCCGGAGACCTTGCGCACCGGGAAGGCGGTGCCACCGGCGCGTGACCGTTCGAGCTCCCGGCGGCTGCGGGACCGCCGCCAGAGCCGGCCACTGGAGAACATCCACAGGGTCAGCGCATCGACCTGCACTCCCCCGTCGTTGAGCAGGAACGCGACGAGCAGGCTCCGGGTGGACTGCGCCCGCAACGTCTCGGCCAGGGTGGCCAGTGCGGTGGGCGACAGCGCGGCGTCCGGGTTCAGGCACAGCACCAGGTCCCCCGCCGCCGCGGCCACCGCCCGGTTCATCGCCTTGGCGAAGCCCAGGTTGGTGGGCAGCCGGACCAGGGTGAGTGGCACCGTCGTCACCGGCAGCACCGGTTCGGTCCGGCTGCCGTTGTCCACGATCACCATCTCGACCGCCTCCCCGGAGGGGAGCCGGCTGGCGGCCACCGACTCCACACAGGCGGCGACGAGTTCGGGTTCGGTGTTGAACAGCACGACGCAGATCGAGATCATGACTCTCCTCGGGGAGCAGGCGGGTCGGAGGCGACCGGGACACCGGTACGGGCGGATGTCCCGCCGTGCCGTGCCGGGTTCCGGGCGTACAGCAAGAAGCCGAGCAGGAACGCCGCCGACGAGACGTACAGGGCGTCGTAGAACAGGCACATCGCCATCACCGACAGCACCCCGACGGCACCGGCCCGCGCCGGGACGTCCCCGACGGTGCCGAGCACCCACAGCGCCCGCGCCACCGGAAGCGCCAGCAGCAGCGCTCCGATCACGCCGAAGTCCCAGTAGGCGGTGAGGAACTGGTTGTCGACGACGGAGACGCCGTTGACCCCCGCCCCCATCCGGAGGCTCTCGCTCAACGAGCCCTGACCGGACCCGAAGGCGGTGCAGAAGGTGCCGCAGGGGCGCAGGTCGGACAGGTCGGAGATGATGGTGACGGCCTTGCTGCGCACCTCATAGGAGTCCGACCCGGACAGCCCGGTGAAGTCGAACAGCCGGGTGGTGCCGAGCAGGTCGCGCCCCCACAGCAGAAAGGCCACGAGCAGGGCGACCCCGACCCCGGTGGAGGCGCCGAGGAAGCGGCGCAGCTCGCCGCGGCGGCTGCGGTGGGTGCGCTCCACCCAGATCAGCAGCCACAGCACGGCGACCAGGATCAGCCCGGAGCGCGTCCCGGTGGCGTACAGCGCGCACAGGGCCATCGCCACCAGCGACGCCGTCAGCCACCGCCGGGCCGCACGGCCGGCCGGCTTCGCGGCGATACCCACGTAGACCAGCAGCGTGACGGTGAGCAGCGCCGCGGGCAGCGGCTGGCCGATGATGCCCTGGGCGCGGAACCGGTCGTCGAGCACGGACGGGAAGTAGGTGGCGCCGAACAGCGACATGAAGACGTGGTCGTGCGCGAGCAGGTCGACCGTCAGCGCCGCCGTCGACGCGGCCGCCATCAGGTAGGCCGCCACCACACCCGACCGGCAGAGCCAGCGCAGCGAGTAGCCGGCGACGATCTGCAGCAGCATCGTGGTGGTGGGGTTCAGCGACCGGTCCTGCAGCCAGGCCACCAGCAGCAGGAAGCCGAACGCCACCGTGAGCAGCGGCAGCAGCCGGTCGCCGCGGTACATCATCACCAGTCCGGTGAGTGCGGCGACCCCGAGCACCAGCGTGTAGAACTGCAGCGTCACGCCGGTGAGCACGGCGAAGTTCAGCGGCAGGAACCACAGCGTGACCAGCAGTCCGGCGACGGTGTGGCGGAGCAGCGAGGCCCCGGGCATCCGGGCGGGCGCCGGATCGGTGACGGCCCGGACGTCGGTGACGGGCGGCGTGGCGAGGGCGGTCACGGCGCGGCCGCGGCCCACACCCGGGGCGCCCGCACCAGCAGGAACCACAGCGAGGTGAGCCCGAGCGCGACACCCGCCCCGTAGATCATCACCGCCGTGCTGCCGGTGACAACGCCGATTCCCCAGCAGATCCCGGTGGCGACCAGACACGGCACCAGGTACCGCAGCTCCTCCTGTGGGCGGCCGATGCCGGTGGCCATCAGGGTGGACGGGGCGGTCGCGGCGTTGACCCCGAACCAGACGAGCATCGCGGCGAACATCCACCACGAGCCGACCACCAGCGACGAGTGGGCGGACAGCAGACTGAGCACGACCATCAGCACGACCGACCCGAGGCTGGACACCAGCACCGCGGCGACGGTGATGCGGGTGGCCTTGCGGGCCAGGTCGGACAGGCCGTGCTGCCGGGCGGCGCGACGGGCGCCGTCGGCGACCAGGACCAACGCCAGGTTGATGGCGACCACCCGCGGGATCGAGGCGAGCCGGACCGCGGTGTCGTAGTCGGCGAGCAGGTCGGGGCTCGCCACGATGCCGAGCACCCAGCGGTCGGCCTGGGTCAGCGCCAGACCGACCATCGTCACCATCGTGCGGCTGGTGGCGAAGGTCCGGAATTCACCGGCGGGCAGGTCGGCCCCGCCCGTGGGGTGTCGCCGCAACACCAGCAGCGCCGCGACGAGCGCGATGCCCGACGACACCGCGGTGGCGATGACGAGGCTGGTCACGCCCACCCCGCGGGCCAGCAGCAACCAGGTCAGACCCAGCTGGAGCAGGGCCTGGGCGAGGACGATCAGCCCGCGCTGCAGCTTGCTGCCGTAGGCGAGCAGGGCGCTGGTGACCACGACCAGGACGGCCCGTACGGCGCTGGCCGCGCCGGCGCTGACGAACAGCAGCACCCCCGCCCCGGCCACGGAGACGTCGGAACGGATCGGGTAGACCGTCCACGCCAACGCGCCGAGCACACCGATGACCAGCGATCCGAGGACCGACGCGAGGGTGCCGCGGACCACCGCCTTCGCGCCGGAGCCACCGATGGCGATCGCCCGCATGACGTAGGCCGGCGCCCCGAAGTCCAGCACGATGGACATGGTCACGACGGTCGAGGCCAGCGCCCAGACCGCGTAGGCGTCCGGGGTGAGGTAGAG is drawn from Nakamurella deserti and contains these coding sequences:
- a CDS encoding DUF6458 family protein; translation: MGIGLGVFLIVAGAILAFGVKANLADFDLTTIGYILMGGGLLVIILSAAFLMPRNRRARSTTVTTDSLGRQAVVERDDRISGL
- a CDS encoding polysaccharide pyruvyl transferase family protein is translated as MRVVILNVYSARNRGDGLLAELAVAMGRDAYGADTTFTVAAHDPASFDDTDFGSPVTVLSPFGSAHGALVAIRGAIALITGGRLGFSRRFRAATRDADVLVSVGGAYLRGGFASELVKCLLVHGSQLAHASRLAKRTGWVLLPQSIGPFTGVAHTLVSRWLARAGAVFLRDDKSVREFAGLTNTHRVGDSAVLAIGATGGATGRGADGAGTRTPVRRGLILRALPDAGEYEDNARALLAASDWVPIVQSARGGNNDVLFYRRLGVAAELSLLDAVRDAGIGVCTSVRLHGALESILLGVPAVHLSYERKGFAAYGDLGLPAYVFDARTADPADVLAAVAALESDPAAFWNALKTTADERVQQRALVVGTLAAAGRPA
- a CDS encoding glycosyltransferase; translation: MTPPMELTVVVPWLQGGGAQEALSRLIDATPSVSKRLVIVFRGSRNHGAVLDKFDEVVELGADRRNPVSVLRAAVKLRPHLRHSHRVYSLMRASNVVIGLVPGLSDVQRLAMSFHMLPVDDRSGPVWRLEEMALRRATRQASLVTSPSHRAVDQLRTFGLSHPDRTRYVPNRLKRVGVALPVTPGPGGRLLCAGRLEDQKGMDRLPDWLAAVTTPVELRIAGQGSQETALRASMTALPDRHRVDFLGHVGDLTDEIDACDAVLMPSRQELNPMLVWEAWQRGKPVVATRLDVFVDLAAQGPVLFADDGDELAAAVRTLGDHGERERLHTEAVRAVQAVEHGEDVLTTFLRTGSPR
- a CDS encoding glycosyltransferase, giving the protein MISICVVLFNTEPELVAACVESVAASRLPSGEAVEMVIVDNGSRTEPVLPVTTVPLTLVRLPTNLGFAKAMNRAVAAAAGDLVLCLNPDAALSPTALATLAETLRAQSTRSLLVAFLLNDGGVQVDALTLWMFSSGRLWRRSRSRRELERSRAGGTAFPVRKVSGGALFGRRDDLVELGPFNEQFFLYGEDADLSLRAVGAGFSLLAVPAAPVDHVGGSSASSFGSLVERARQDAALRLVSLHHSHPVALLARAEAVAVAVAGLAQSAGRSSSASRSARLARLSEIRRWGVRRSVPPFVP